A window of Phyllopteryx taeniolatus isolate TA_2022b chromosome 19, UOR_Ptae_1.2, whole genome shotgun sequence contains these coding sequences:
- the LOC133469515 gene encoding oocyte zinc finger protein XlCOF20-like, with the protein MCARKTAKFEEELCGRKEENEPQFKTLAVCKQTRVGSQAADISEDLRPQRQDPAPPHIKEELEDEVSSHIKEEKELELPYIKKEATEVPNIKKEEEEEDITKLASASVPFKSEDGQSEQHRGPSSSSSQHMKTEGDGENYGGSQGHGLLAPLSNRNNTSHSPHNDDDKDSKGDMTCHTNKNCWKCLQCGKTFAHKSDVKRHRRIHTGEKPFPCTICGQRFTQSGALKIHTRKHTGEKPFVCSVCGKRFSVKGNLTIHTRIHSGEIPFACSVCGKRFNTKEYLKIHTRTHTGEKPFACSVCGQKFARKGTLKIHTRKHTGEKPFPCSVCGQRFTQKGTLKIHTRKHTHELPFACSVCAERFSHKEDLKTHATKHQSCQMLRIVHIVVRKPLNANSNSLGP; encoded by the coding sequence ACATCAGTGAAGATCTTCGTCCTCAGCGGCAGGACCCAGCGCCCCCCCACATTAAAGAGGAGTTAGAGGATGAAGTGTCCtcccacattaaagaggaaaaggaaTTGGAGCTCCCTTACATTAAAAAAGAGGCGACTGAGGTCCCCAACATtaaaaaggaagaggaggaggaggatatcacCAAGTTGGCATCAGCTAGTGTTCCTTTCAAGAGTGAAGATGGTCAAAGTGAACAGCACAGAGGTCCAAGCAGCAGCTCCAGTCAACACATGaaaacagaaggtgatggagaaaACTATGGAGGATCACAAGGACacggcctcttagctccactatcaAATCGTAACAACACGTCACACTCTCCTCACAACGATGATGATAAAGACTCtaaaggtgatatgacatgtcacactaaCAAAAATTGCTGGAAATGTTTACAGTGTGGGAAAACCTTTGCTCATAAGAGCGATGTAAAACGGCACAGgagaatacacactggagaaaaaccttttcctTGCACCATTTGTGGCCAACGATTCACTCAGAGCGGggccttaaaaatacacacacggaaacacactggtgagaaaccttttgtctgctcagtcTGCGGTAAACGATTCTCTGTAAAGGGAAACTTGACAATACACACGAGAATACACTCTGGTGAAATACCCtttgcctgttcagtttgtggaaaAAGATTCAATACAAaggaatatttaaaaattcacacaagaacgcacactggagagaaaccttttgcttgtTCAGTGTGTGGCCAAAAATTTGCTCGGAAAGgaaccttaaaaatacacacaagaaaacacactggtgagaaaccttttccctgttcagtttgtggccaaagatttaCTCAGAAAGGgaccttaaaaatacacacaagaaaacacacacatgaattaccttttgcctgctcagtttgtgctGAAAGATTCTCTCATAAGGaagatttaaaaacacatgcaaCAAAACaccagagctgtcaaatgttacggatCGTCCATATTGTGGTACGGAAACCACTGAATGCCAACTCCAACTCGTTAGGCCCGTAA